A window of Metabacillus sp. B2-18 contains these coding sequences:
- a CDS encoding phytoene desaturase family protein translates to MKTVIVGGGIGGLLSALLLHQNGIDVMIVEKRDRLGGRLAFIEQDDYKIDEGPTIVLLPEMITELLNEAGITSDDYELVRIDPLYKIHFHDGATYEKYSDQTKQLNELRRLYSEEQAGYLNFMKDMDVHFKLGMDRFIKRSFVQKKDFWSKQNIKTLLKLKAYRSVYQSLKTYFKEENLRLAYSLQSLYIGGNPYESPALYSLISYSEHKHGIYYLKGGYASLVDVLNREIEKSGIKVFLNSEVASLTFTRNRATGVNVNGQWIKADSVILNGDYPVISTLLDPSKSAQRSYTPSSSCLLLYFGLDKIYENTPVHQFFMGKDFSNHMSEVFEQKVVPTDPAFYTFHPSVIDTTLAPEGKGVLYVLVPVPAGSHIEWSTKQSFIEGIIDSLEKRGYPNLRQHIVWKKVRTPNDAESEGIFQGGSFGIAPLLFQSGVFRPQARPSKYENVYAVGASVHPGGGIPIVMQGAKLMVDQLLHDAERREKEWTI, encoded by the coding sequence ATGAAAACCGTTATTGTTGGTGGAGGAATTGGCGGCTTACTATCCGCTCTGCTTTTGCATCAAAATGGAATTGACGTAATGATCGTTGAAAAACGAGATCGTCTAGGTGGCAGGTTGGCTTTTATTGAGCAAGATGACTACAAAATTGATGAGGGACCAACGATTGTACTGCTGCCTGAGATGATAACAGAGTTGTTAAACGAAGCGGGTATTACTAGTGATGATTATGAATTAGTTAGGATTGATCCCTTATACAAAATTCATTTTCACGATGGAGCAACGTATGAAAAATATTCAGATCAGACTAAGCAGCTTAATGAACTAAGAAGATTATACTCAGAGGAACAAGCTGGGTACCTAAACTTTATGAAAGATATGGATGTACATTTCAAACTAGGAATGGACCGTTTCATCAAACGTTCCTTTGTCCAGAAAAAGGATTTTTGGTCAAAACAAAATATAAAAACATTATTAAAACTTAAAGCATATCGCTCTGTTTATCAATCTCTTAAAACATACTTTAAAGAAGAAAATCTGAGATTGGCGTATTCTTTGCAATCACTTTATATAGGCGGAAATCCATACGAATCACCGGCTCTTTATTCGCTTATTTCATATAGTGAGCATAAACATGGAATTTATTATTTAAAAGGCGGTTATGCGAGTTTAGTAGATGTATTGAATAGAGAAATTGAGAAGAGTGGAATAAAGGTTTTCTTAAATTCTGAGGTAGCGTCTCTTACATTTACCAGAAATCGGGCAACAGGGGTGAATGTGAACGGGCAGTGGATAAAAGCAGATTCGGTTATCTTAAACGGAGATTATCCTGTTATATCAACACTACTCGATCCTTCTAAGTCTGCTCAAAGAAGCTATACTCCTTCATCAAGCTGTTTATTGCTTTATTTTGGATTAGATAAAATCTATGAAAATACACCCGTCCATCAGTTTTTTATGGGGAAAGACTTTTCAAACCATATGAGTGAAGTGTTCGAACAAAAAGTTGTACCTACTGACCCCGCATTCTATACTTTTCATCCTTCAGTAATTGATACTACTCTTGCTCCAGAAGGAAAAGGGGTGTTGTATGTTTTAGTTCCAGTACCAGCGGGTTCTCATATTGAATGGTCTACTAAACAATCGTTTATTGAGGGAATTATTGATTCATTAGAAAAAAGAGGGTATCCAAATTTACGACAGCATATTGTTTGGAAAAAGGTGCGAACACCAAATGATGCAGAAAGTGAAGGGATTTTTCAAGGGGGAAGCTTTGGCATTGCACCACTTCTTTTTCAATCAGGTGTGTTTCGCCCTCAGGCAAGACCTTCTAAATATGAAAATGTATATGCCGTTGGAGCATCCGTTCATCCGGGTGGAGGCATACCAATTGTGATGCAAGGTGCAAAGCTTATGGTTGATCAATTATTACATGACGCGGAACGGAGGGAGAAAGAATGGACAATTTAG
- a CDS encoding phytoene/squalene synthase family protein: protein MDNLEIAYRQCEEMIRQHSKTFYKAFSLLPEKKRKAVWAVYAFCRLVDDIVDEGSSPHEELENFEQEFTLFLNGVLPLNHQFMWMALKDAFSQYQLDEKPFFDMLKGQGMDLIKTRYETMDEVLDYSYHVASTVGLMLLPILAPKEKVALKDGAISLGLGMQITNILRDIGEDLQRDRVYIPKELLLKYHYSHLELQHGIINSDFIQLWEHMAQEAEIYYSKALETMHLYPIASRTPVKASALLYREILNKVRDHGYRVFSEKQFVTNKEKTTILSGI from the coding sequence ATGGACAATTTAGAGATTGCGTATAGGCAATGTGAGGAGATGATTAGGCAACACTCAAAAACGTTTTATAAGGCATTTTCTTTGCTTCCTGAAAAAAAGCGGAAAGCGGTGTGGGCTGTTTATGCGTTCTGTCGGCTTGTTGATGATATCGTTGATGAAGGAAGTTCTCCACATGAGGAACTGGAAAATTTTGAACAAGAGTTTACATTGTTTTTAAATGGAGTATTGCCGCTGAATCATCAATTTATGTGGATGGCTCTAAAAGATGCTTTCTCCCAGTATCAACTAGATGAAAAACCGTTTTTCGACATGCTGAAGGGACAGGGAATGGATTTAATCAAAACACGCTATGAAACGATGGATGAGGTGCTTGATTATTCCTATCATGTTGCTAGTACAGTAGGGCTCATGCTGTTACCCATTTTGGCTCCAAAAGAAAAAGTAGCACTGAAAGATGGTGCCATTTCACTTGGCTTAGGTATGCAAATTACCAATATTCTACGTGACATTGGAGAAGATTTACAACGTGACCGTGTTTATATCCCGAAGGAATTATTGCTGAAATATCACTATTCCCATCTTGAACTTCAGCATGGGATTATTAATTCAGATTTTATTCAGTTGTGGGAGCATATGGCGCAGGAAGCTGAGATATACTATTCTAAGGCACTAGAAACAATGCATCTTTACCCAATTGCCTCTCGTACTCCAGTTAAAGCATCGGCACTACTTTATCGTGAGATTTTAAATAAAGTTAGAGATCACGGATATCGAGTCTTTTCGGAGAAACAATTTGTCACGAATAAAGAAAAAACCACTATTCTTTCGGGGATATAA
- a CDS encoding phytoene desaturase family protein, with translation MKKVVIIGAGLGGLAASISLAAKGHKVQIIEKNNHCGGKLLPYKLGSHQFDFGPNTITMPHIFKRVFEIAGEKSENYLTFQKLPIHTRNVLSNGQILDFTHDHTHMKEQLAQIDLFGAQHYHSFIKEITRLYSLSEKHFFYRTFQSWSDYVSPTLASALLRVRPFESLHHFFSRYFRKNEVIEAFSRYATYIGSSPYESPATFAMIAYLELVQGVYFIQGGNVQLAESYEQLAKKLGVEITLNTTVTKLNVENNKVTSILLADSEAISADEVIMNADLLKAYPELVEKQYRPNFSELKRNRYEPSISAFVILAGLSIRHSQLLHHNVFFSNQYKEEFQELFKGQKYSKNPSIYISNSSYTDPERSPDGDNLFILVNAPALGRNGEIGMNPHEYKEHIYSQLEEKGLSIKKHLVQEQIITPKDISTKFGAYRGSLYGLSSNKRKDAFLRPSNFSKDIRNLSFVGGSTHPGGGSPMVVISGLNVAEVLAKRL, from the coding sequence ATGAAGAAAGTCGTCATCATTGGAGCAGGTTTAGGGGGATTAGCTGCTAGCATTTCTTTAGCCGCAAAAGGACATAAAGTACAAATTATAGAAAAAAACAATCATTGTGGCGGAAAATTACTGCCTTATAAACTAGGCTCACATCAGTTTGACTTTGGGCCAAATACAATCACCATGCCCCATATATTTAAACGTGTTTTTGAAATAGCTGGTGAGAAATCGGAAAATTACCTTACCTTTCAAAAACTTCCGATTCATACTCGTAATGTTTTAAGCAACGGACAAATATTAGACTTTACCCATGATCATACACATATGAAGGAGCAGCTAGCTCAGATTGATCTCTTTGGTGCACAACACTATCATTCATTTATTAAAGAAATAACTAGACTTTACTCATTATCAGAGAAGCACTTCTTTTATAGAACATTTCAATCATGGTCAGATTATGTGTCTCCAACACTTGCTTCTGCTCTATTAAGAGTGCGGCCGTTCGAGTCACTTCACCACTTTTTCAGTCGTTATTTTAGGAAAAATGAAGTGATTGAAGCATTTTCTCGATACGCAACTTATATTGGCTCCTCACCATATGAGAGTCCAGCAACGTTTGCCATGATTGCCTATTTGGAGCTTGTGCAAGGTGTTTATTTTATTCAAGGTGGCAATGTTCAATTAGCTGAAAGCTATGAACAACTCGCTAAGAAGCTAGGAGTTGAAATCACCTTAAATACAACTGTAACAAAGTTAAACGTTGAGAATAATAAAGTGACTTCTATTCTATTAGCAGACAGTGAAGCCATTTCCGCTGATGAAGTGATCATGAATGCAGATCTTTTAAAGGCTTATCCTGAATTAGTAGAGAAGCAATATCGTCCAAACTTTTCAGAATTGAAACGGAATCGCTATGAGCCATCTATTTCGGCATTTGTTATTTTAGCAGGCTTATCCATTCGGCATTCACAGCTTCTTCATCACAATGTCTTTTTTTCAAATCAATATAAAGAGGAGTTTCAAGAGCTGTTTAAAGGACAAAAGTATAGTAAAAACCCATCTATTTATATAAGTAACAGCTCGTATACAGACCCTGAACGATCACCAGACGGAGATAATTTATTTATCTTAGTCAACGCCCCTGCATTAGGCAGAAATGGAGAAATAGGAATGAATCCACATGAATATAAAGAACATATCTATTCCCAATTGGAGGAAAAGGGCCTTTCTATTAAAAAACATCTTGTACAAGAGCAGATTATCACACCAAAAGACATTTCAACTAAGTTTGGTGCCTACCGCGGGTCATTATATGGGCTATCAAGTAATAAACGGAAAGATGCTTTTTTAAGACCTAGCAATTTTTCAAAAGATATTCGTAATTTATCCTTTGTTGGCGGTAGTACCCATCCTGGAGGAGGGTCTCCGATGGTTGTAATTAGTGGGTTAAATGTAGCTGAAGTTTTGGCAAAGAGGTTGTAA
- a CDS encoding lysophospholipid acyltransferase family protein — protein MIKANKKAWFQAMFHLYNQQLLRRYFKGIYVSSSLSFPTPAIICLNHSSWWDALVLFHLNRTYLKTDLYVMMHEKGIRQYPFFRKLGAFSVNRDHPKDILYSLKYSETLLDQGKTVGLFPQGDEFHLETRPLTFLPGAIALQDKRPSVPILPISFYYSFGHSKKQEIYIVIGEPIHSLALTGKTRKERNKEFEDRFTSQLNLLKNKVVHEQTSFFRQIL, from the coding sequence ATGATTAAGGCAAATAAAAAGGCTTGGTTTCAAGCAATGTTTCACCTTTATAATCAACAGCTTCTTAGAAGATATTTTAAAGGAATATATGTTTCTTCTAGTCTTTCTTTTCCTACACCAGCTATCATTTGTCTAAATCATAGCTCATGGTGGGATGCGCTTGTTTTATTTCATTTAAACCGTACTTACCTTAAAACTGATCTCTATGTGATGATGCACGAAAAAGGGATAAGGCAATATCCCTTTTTTCGTAAGCTTGGTGCTTTCTCAGTTAACCGGGATCACCCAAAAGATATTCTCTACAGTTTGAAATACAGTGAAACACTGCTAGACCAAGGAAAAACTGTCGGCCTTTTCCCACAGGGTGATGAGTTTCATTTAGAAACAAGACCGCTCACCTTCCTACCAGGAGCAATTGCGTTACAAGATAAGCGACCTTCAGTTCCAATCCTGCCAATAAGCTTTTACTACTCATTTGGACATTCAAAAAAGCAGGAGATTTATATTGTAATAGGAGAACCTATCCATTCTTTAGCTCTTACTGGAAAAACACGTAAAGAGAGAAATAAGGAGTTTGAAGATAGATTCACATCACAACTGAATTTACTAAAAAACAAGGTCGTACATGAACAAACGAGCTTCTTTCGTCAGATACTGTAG
- a CDS encoding carotenoid biosynthesis protein — translation MKADELTYKVFLIWYFIGIVLLSFDLIPSYLEWANVVFLVLAGVIGGIYFIKTFGTLTGLTISLLVVGLSIFAEHLGVEYGLLFGDYYYTSDFGPQLLGVPIAIGFAWLMVIAGSHAISIVLTGTNQFISYTLIGSLLAVLIDLIIDPVAFEVKQYWVWNAESFYYNIPISNFIGWFVVAFLLHSIIFIITIKSKLSISEWHSRIVLVFFLVIGMFVFLALIHGLWLGVILTSLLSYLTFMFYMRKRSELK, via the coding sequence GTGAAAGCAGATGAGTTAACATATAAGGTTTTTCTCATTTGGTATTTTATTGGAATTGTGCTATTAAGCTTTGACCTTATTCCTTCTTATTTAGAATGGGCAAATGTTGTTTTCCTTGTGTTAGCGGGAGTTATTGGAGGAATTTATTTTATTAAAACATTTGGTACACTAACCGGACTAACGATCAGTCTACTAGTTGTCGGATTATCCATATTTGCGGAGCATCTTGGGGTCGAGTATGGACTTCTATTTGGTGACTATTATTATACTAGTGACTTTGGACCACAATTACTTGGTGTTCCAATTGCCATAGGATTTGCATGGTTAATGGTCATTGCTGGATCACATGCTATTTCTATTGTCTTAACAGGTACAAATCAATTTATCTCTTATACTCTAATTGGTTCATTGCTGGCTGTTTTAATTGATTTAATTATTGACCCTGTTGCATTTGAAGTGAAGCAATATTGGGTATGGAATGCTGAAAGCTTTTATTACAATATCCCCATCTCAAATTTTATCGGATGGTTTGTTGTAGCATTTCTTCTTCACTCTATTATTTTTATCATCACCATAAAATCAAAGCTATCCATATCGGAATGGCACTCAAGAATTGTACTAGTTTTTTTCCTTGTTATAGGCATGTTTGTCTTTCTTGCTTTGATTCATGGTCTATGGCTCGGAGTCATTTTAACAAGTCTTCTTTCTTATCTAACATTTATGTTTTACATGAGAAAAAGAAGCGAATTGAAATGA
- a CDS encoding histidine kinase N-terminal 7TM domain-containing diguanylate cyclase, with amino-acid sequence MNQELVMYILISVLGGSISIFLCGYGLVKIKDAPGGRYYVLATFMCAIFAFGYAFELASTSLEQMRIWLKVEYLALPFIPVFILLMCFDYVGKKLKQWAYILLFGIPILTITMHYTNEFHHIYYTSMDVRTDTPFPVLQLEGGPWFYIHSIFLYICIVISVGILLIQFRKVTHKFRLQTSLMIAGLLVPVMGSVFYITDMSPSGIDLGPVSMSITFILHGFALLSFQMFNVVPIARETVFESIEEGVIVLNQHDVIVDYNSAIIPVLPSFGSHAIGKAVRDILHDHPLLLDIIFEKQEGDYQLKINDVKNYFYVKFSPVITKQNNLIGKIITLVNVTERVNMEQKLKVLASIDGLTKIYNRTYFLDKTGAIIQDLSVSGGCLSIVMFDIDHFKKVNDQYGHDAGDRILMDVSALTKDYLRDQDLFARYGGEEFIICMPNTTAAEAYEKIDNLRKKVSESFSIVSNNKIHITSSYGSSTFYFNSEDVDLTIQELMRQADQALYAAKRNGRNCVQLYEKEAQYV; translated from the coding sequence ATGAACCAGGAATTGGTCATGTACATCCTGATTAGTGTATTGGGTGGCTCAATAAGTATTTTTTTATGTGGTTATGGTTTAGTGAAAATAAAGGATGCTCCGGGTGGAAGATATTATGTTTTAGCAACGTTTATGTGTGCTATTTTTGCTTTTGGCTATGCTTTCGAGCTAGCGAGTACTTCTTTGGAGCAAATGAGAATTTGGTTGAAAGTGGAGTATTTGGCTTTGCCGTTTATTCCAGTATTTATTTTACTTATGTGTTTTGACTATGTAGGAAAAAAGCTTAAGCAATGGGCTTACATTCTTTTATTTGGTATCCCAATTTTAACGATTACAATGCATTATACCAATGAATTTCATCATATTTATTACACATCTATGGATGTAAGAACAGATACTCCTTTTCCGGTATTACAACTTGAAGGTGGCCCCTGGTTCTATATTCATTCTATCTTTTTATATATTTGTATTGTTATTAGTGTTGGTATACTTCTAATCCAGTTTCGGAAAGTAACCCATAAGTTTCGTTTGCAAACGAGCTTGATGATTGCAGGATTATTAGTTCCTGTAATGGGAAGTGTTTTTTATATTACGGATATGAGCCCAAGTGGTATTGATCTTGGACCAGTTTCAATGAGTATCACGTTTATTCTCCATGGTTTTGCATTATTATCCTTTCAGATGTTTAACGTTGTACCAATCGCGAGAGAAACAGTGTTTGAAAGCATTGAAGAAGGAGTGATTGTGTTAAATCAACATGATGTGATTGTTGATTATAACTCAGCCATTATTCCGGTTCTTCCATCGTTTGGTTCTCATGCAATTGGAAAAGCTGTTAGAGATATTCTGCACGATCACCCACTACTTTTGGATATCATTTTTGAGAAGCAGGAAGGAGATTATCAGTTAAAAATTAATGATGTAAAGAACTATTTTTATGTTAAATTTTCTCCGGTCATAACGAAACAAAACAATTTAATCGGCAAAATTATCACCTTAGTAAATGTGACGGAAAGAGTAAATATGGAGCAAAAGTTAAAAGTGCTAGCAAGTATAGATGGACTAACAAAGATTTATAATCGAACTTATTTCTTAGATAAAACAGGTGCTATTATACAGGATTTGTCTGTTAGCGGTGGCTGCTTATCTATTGTTATGTTTGACATAGATCATTTCAAAAAGGTAAATGATCAATACGGACATGATGCTGGTGATCGAATTTTAATGGATGTTTCTGCATTAACAAAGGATTATTTAAGGGATCAGGATCTTTTTGCACGCTACGGTGGAGAAGAGTTTATCATCTGCATGCCGAATACGACAGCCGCTGAAGCATATGAGAAGATTGATAACTTGCGAAAGAAAGTGTCGGAGTCTTTTTCAATAGTCAGTAATAATAAAATTCATATAACCTCCAGTTATGGAAGTTCAACTTTTTATTTTAATTCGGAGGATGTGGATCTTACTATTCAAGAGCTAATGAGACAAGCTGACCAAGCTTTATATGCAGCAAAAAGGAACGGTAGAAATTGTGTGCAGTTGTATGAGAAGGAAGCGCAGTATGTATAA
- a CDS encoding MATE family efflux transporter, whose translation MAFERQGRKITLFALTWPIFIETLLHMLMGNADTLMLSQYSDNSVAAVGVSNQILFLLIVMFGFIATGTTILVAQYIGGTNYKDAKEVSTVSLSANLLFSILISVVIVIASEDILQLMNLPPELMPDATIYLQLVGGFSFVQALIMTSGAILKSYGYTKDTMYLTIGMNLLNIIGNYFFIFGPFGFPVLGVQGVAISTVVSRIIGLFVILYILKKRVHFTLNFKELFKLPVHHLKNLLHIGVPTAGEQLSYNTSQMVITVFITMIGTEALTTKVYAQNLMMLILLFSLAVSQGTQILVGYMIGAKDYESAYKRCLQSLYSGIIISTLMAVIFSLFSDSLLGIFTSNERILEVGGILILLTIILEPGRAFNMVIIGSLRAAGDIRFPTYVGILSMWGVSVPIAYILGIHFDLGLIGIWIAFIADEWVRGIIMFYRWKSRAWMTKRFSQHAAVS comes from the coding sequence ATGGCGTTTGAAAGACAAGGTCGTAAAATCACATTATTTGCACTAACATGGCCAATTTTTATTGAAACTCTTCTGCATATGTTAATGGGAAATGCTGATACATTGATGCTTAGTCAATACTCTGATAACTCAGTAGCAGCTGTTGGAGTCTCCAACCAAATTTTATTTCTATTAATCGTCATGTTTGGATTTATTGCAACAGGTACAACTATACTGGTTGCTCAATATATAGGTGGTACTAATTATAAAGATGCCAAAGAGGTATCAACGGTTTCACTTTCTGCCAATCTATTATTTAGTATTCTGATTAGTGTTGTCATTGTCATCGCAAGTGAAGACATCCTACAATTGATGAACTTACCACCAGAACTAATGCCGGATGCTACGATTTATTTACAGCTTGTAGGAGGCTTTTCCTTTGTGCAAGCATTAATCATGACATCAGGAGCTATACTGAAGAGCTATGGCTATACAAAAGACACTATGTATTTAACAATCGGCATGAACCTGCTTAATATTATCGGGAACTATTTCTTTATTTTTGGTCCATTCGGGTTTCCGGTACTCGGTGTTCAAGGGGTTGCCATATCCACAGTTGTATCAAGGATTATCGGTCTTTTTGTCATCCTCTATATTTTAAAGAAGCGTGTTCACTTTACCCTTAACTTTAAAGAGCTCTTTAAGCTTCCGGTACACCATCTTAAAAACCTGCTTCATATCGGGGTACCTACAGCTGGTGAGCAACTTTCTTACAATACGTCGCAAATGGTTATTACAGTCTTTATAACAATGATTGGGACCGAAGCTTTAACCACAAAGGTCTATGCTCAAAATCTAATGATGCTTATTCTATTATTTAGCTTAGCCGTTAGCCAAGGTACACAAATTCTAGTTGGGTACATGATTGGGGCAAAAGATTATGAATCTGCATATAAAAGATGCTTACAAAGTCTATATTCTGGAATCATTATCTCTACGCTTATGGCCGTGATTTTCTCGCTCTTCTCGGATTCTTTACTAGGTATTTTCACATCAAATGAACGAATACTTGAAGTCGGTGGGATCCTTATCCTTCTTACCATTATTCTTGAACCAGGCAGAGCCTTTAATATGGTTATTATTGGTTCACTACGTGCTGCAGGTGATATCCGCTTCCCAACCTATGTAGGGATACTATCGATGTGGGGAGTCAGCGTACCAATCGCTTATATCCTTGGCATTCATTTTGATCTAGGACTAATCGGTATCTGGATCGCCTTTATTGCTGACGAATGGGTAAGAGGTATTATTATGTTCTATCGCTGGAAATCCAGAGCATGGATGACGAAACGCTTTTCTCAACATGCTGCTGTTTCATGA
- a CDS encoding helix-turn-helix transcriptional regulator, translated as MFHIEFFAPPSPTFIQGGIAIFEKGTKHFRRVFTVFDLIYVKSGELFITEAEIPYTVRKGQYILLVPGFEHYGHKGSSMRTEYYWLHFAIPTHYELVEEGITNWADIHISKGDHETPPTYKFSIPCLGKIENTNFIETIFLNILNVDHQTPDYQLRQQLHFHEFLLYLQKEACKIPTAAEKVVEGAVNYIQEHYKEEVKMEDIAAALHFHPDYVTRCMQKIVGETPNMYLNKYRMNQAKKLLATTDDKIANIAQEVGIEDSTYFSKLFKRMEGTSPIEYRKMILRR; from the coding sequence ATGTTTCATATTGAGTTTTTTGCACCGCCTTCTCCCACTTTTATTCAGGGGGGAATTGCTATTTTTGAAAAAGGTACAAAGCATTTTCGAAGGGTTTTTACTGTGTTTGATTTGATTTATGTAAAATCTGGTGAACTATTTATAACAGAAGCTGAAATTCCATACACAGTAAGAAAAGGACAATATATCCTTTTAGTTCCCGGTTTTGAACATTATGGACATAAAGGCAGCTCAATGAGGACAGAGTACTATTGGCTGCATTTTGCGATTCCAACTCATTATGAGCTTGTGGAAGAGGGGATTACGAATTGGGCGGACATCCACATTTCAAAGGGTGATCATGAAACACCACCAACTTATAAATTCTCCATACCCTGCCTAGGGAAAATTGAGAATACGAACTTTATAGAAACGATATTTCTTAACATTTTAAATGTTGATCATCAAACACCGGATTATCAACTAAGACAGCAGCTGCACTTCCATGAATTTTTATTATATTTACAAAAAGAAGCATGCAAAATTCCAACAGCAGCTGAGAAAGTTGTGGAGGGAGCTGTTAATTATATACAAGAGCATTATAAAGAAGAGGTGAAAATGGAGGACATCGCCGCTGCTCTTCACTTTCACCCTGATTATGTAACACGTTGTATGCAAAAAATCGTCGGTGAAACTCCGAATATGTATTTAAACAAATACCGAATGAATCAAGCAAAAAAACTATTAGCAACAACTGATGATAAAATTGCCAACATAGCACAAGAAGTAGGAATTGAGGATTCCACTTATTTTTCAAAGCTTTTCAAAAGGATGGAGGGAACCAGTCCAATTGAGTACAGAAAAATGATTCTTAGAAGGTAA
- a CDS encoding alpha-glycosidase: MQKEAIYHRSRDQYAYPNFDGTFHIQLRTKAQDISSVTVVYGDPFEFHENNWVHTTKEMSISGSDGFFDYWFISISPPQQRLRYAFHIKGSDEELFFTEKGIYETVHEDFSAYFCLPYFHQSDVFAAPDWVKNTVWYQIFPDRFANGNVHNDPEGTLPWNSTEPTPTTLFGGDLEGVIEHLDYLVELGITGIYFTPIFKAHSNHKYDTIDYFEIDPQFGDKKILKRLVTSCHDKGIKVMLDAVFNHCGKNFPPFLDVLRNGQNSPYKDWFHLSIKDSGEIHYETFSFERSMPKLNTQHPEVKKYLIEVGQYWIKECNIDGWRLDVANEIDHQFWRDFRHAIKSINKDVYLVGEVWHDAMPWLEGDMFDAVMNYPFSNLLHRFFAYDDLNAKQFSDELQRYLHQYPQPVYQFSFNMVGSHDTPRILNLASMNKQRVKLLSVFQFSFYGSPSIYYGDEIGLSGEQDPGCRGCMVWQEDQQDSDMLSFMKKLIKLRNSYPVLANDGAFSILMADESTNVLCYQRENNKQLVIIIINLSSQKQAFPLPVKLKDRTIHDLWNEEEYAAHSNELSVTLNANEFALLLIE; encoded by the coding sequence ATGCAAAAAGAAGCCATTTATCATCGTTCAAGAGATCAATATGCTTATCCTAATTTTGATGGAACTTTTCATATTCAGCTCCGAACGAAAGCACAAGATATAAGCTCTGTAACTGTTGTTTATGGAGATCCCTTTGAGTTTCATGAAAACAATTGGGTTCACACAACTAAGGAGATGAGTATTAGTGGAAGTGATGGCTTTTTTGATTATTGGTTCATTAGCATCTCTCCTCCACAACAGCGATTACGATATGCGTTTCATATTAAAGGCAGTGACGAAGAGCTATTTTTTACAGAGAAAGGAATTTACGAAACTGTTCATGAAGACTTTTCAGCCTATTTTTGCCTTCCTTATTTTCATCAATCCGACGTGTTTGCAGCACCTGATTGGGTAAAAAATACTGTTTGGTATCAAATTTTTCCTGACCGGTTTGCGAACGGAAATGTTCATAATGATCCAGAAGGTACGCTTCCATGGAATAGCACTGAACCTACACCAACTACTCTATTCGGTGGAGATTTAGAAGGAGTCATAGAACACTTAGATTACCTAGTTGAGTTAGGCATAACCGGAATTTACTTTACGCCTATTTTTAAGGCACATTCTAATCATAAATACGACACGATTGATTATTTTGAAATTGATCCACAATTCGGAGATAAAAAAATACTTAAAAGGCTAGTTACTTCTTGTCACGATAAAGGCATAAAGGTCATGCTTGATGCTGTGTTTAATCATTGCGGAAAAAACTTTCCACCATTTCTGGATGTGCTTCGAAATGGCCAAAACTCTCCATACAAGGATTGGTTTCATTTATCTATTAAAGATTCTGGGGAGATTCATTATGAAACCTTTTCTTTTGAAAGGTCGATGCCAAAATTAAACACACAACACCCGGAAGTGAAAAAATACTTAATAGAAGTTGGTCAGTATTGGATAAAAGAATGTAATATCGACGGATGGAGATTAGATGTTGCAAACGAAATTGACCATCAGTTCTGGAGAGATTTTCGCCACGCGATAAAGTCAATCAATAAAGACGTTTATCTTGTTGGAGAAGTGTGGCATGATGCGATGCCATGGCTTGAAGGAGATATGTTTGATGCTGTAATGAACTATCCGTTCTCAAATTTGCTGCATCGTTTTTTTGCCTATGATGATCTAAATGCAAAGCAATTTTCAGATGAGCTACAAAGGTATTTACATCAATATCCACAACCTGTTTATCAGTTCTCCTTTAATATGGTTGGAAGTCATGATACTCCGCGAATCTTAAATCTTGCGAGCATGAACAAACAACGAGTCAAATTATTAAGCGTTTTTCAATTTAGCTTTTACGGTTCTCCGTCTATTTACTATGGAGATGAAATTGGCCTATCAGGTGAACAGGATCCAGGATGCAGAGGTTGTATGGTATGGCAGGAAGATCAACAAGACAGTGATATGCTTTCATTTATGAAGAAACTCATCAAGCTCCGTAACTCTTATCCTGTCCTTGCAAATGACGGAGCATTTTCGATATTAATGGCCGACGAATCAACTAATGTTCTTTGTTATCAAAGAGAAAATAATAAGCAGTTAGTTATAATCATCATAAATCTTTCATCACAAAAACAAGCATTTCCATTGCCTGTTAAATTGAAGGATCGCACCATTCATGATCTATGGAACGAAGAAGAATATGCCGCCCATTCAAACGAGTTATCAGTAACACTCAATGCTAATGAGTTTGCCCTATTGCTAATCGAGTAG